The window TATCACAGTGGTGTACCAGACAAGATCATTGTAAAACTGACTCACATTGAACCTAAATGTTGCCACTATTTTTAATCCACAATCAGGAGCCGCATTAAACTGGGACAAAACATAGCTATTTTACAGAGTTCTGTGTCattcaatattcaatatttcacAGTAGACAACATTGTTTCAGTATCCAGTATTACTCAGTATTTCACAGAGTTCAGTATTATTCagaattcagtgtttctcagtATTCCATGTTatgattttaacaacattttgaaGAACATTTTCAAAGTTACCTTCAAGTTGTCTTTGTTGTAATGTTTTGTCTTATTtgccttcctctgtctctccacagCGTCCCTGCTAACTTCAGCACCACAGTCATATATGGAGACCAAAACCACACAAATCACGTGTGTTCTGAAGGAGAATCTGAGGAATGGATCTACACTGTGATACCAGTTTATATCTTGCTTATTACTGTGCTTGGAATAATCTTCAATGTGTTTGTCCTGATGGTTTTCTGCCTCCACAAGAAGGCCTGTACCGTGGCTGAGATCTACTTGAGCAATCTGGCTGCTGCTGACCTTGTCCTAATGGTTTGTTTGCCTTTCTGGGCTGTCAATGCATCCAAACGTTTCAACTGGCCTTTTGGTCTGTTCCTTTGCAAAGTCAATAACCTGTGCATTAAGATGAACGCCTACTGCAGCATCTACTTCTTAGTTCTGGTTAGCTTAGATCGTTACGTGGCAGTGGTGCATACAATGTCCCTTGAAAGAATTCGTAGGTCAAAATATGCCAAACTGGGCTGTGTGCTGGTGTGGGGATTGGGCTTGCTCCTGAGTGTCCCCACGTTCATCTACAGGGAATTAAAACATAATTCTCAGAGTCATGCTCTCTGCTATATTAATACAACCAACACTGAATACCTGCTGACTGAGGGAATACTGACTGTGTTCAGCTTCATCATCCCCATTTCTATTATTTCCTACTGCACTGTCAAGATTATTCAAGCTCTGAATAACCGGTTTCTTGAGAGGGTAAACTCCCAGAAAATGGAGCATAAGGCCACCACTCTGGTGCTGGCGGTACTCCTGGCGTTCCTGATCTGCTGGGTGCCATTCCACCTGGGTAGGATAGTAGAATTGCTTGTAAGAGCTGAAGTCCTGGGAGGGTGTAGCCTCATCAATGGCATAAAAATTTGCAACCAAATCTTCACCTACTTAGCCTTCTTCAACAGTGTTCTCAACCCCATCCTCTACGTCATTGTAGGAAAGAACTTCCGGAATAAAGTTTGGGAAGTCTTCAAGCAGTGGAGCATTA is drawn from Siniperca chuatsi isolate FFG_IHB_CAS linkage group LG15, ASM2008510v1, whole genome shotgun sequence and contains these coding sequences:
- the LOC122861958 gene encoding B2 bradykinin receptor-like, which codes for MALLPTSVPANFSTTVIYGDQNHTNHVCSEGESEEWIYTVIPVYILLITVLGIIFNVFVLMVFCLHKKACTVAEIYLSNLAAADLVLMVCLPFWAVNASKRFNWPFGLFLCKVNNLCIKMNAYCSIYFLVLVSLDRYVAVVHTMSLERIRRSKYAKLGCVLVWGLGLLLSVPTFIYRELKHNSQSHALCYINTTNTEYLLTEGILTVFSFIIPISIISYCTVKIIQALNNRFLERVNSQKMEHKATTLVLAVLLAFLICWVPFHLGRIVELLVRAEVLGGCSLINGIKICNQIFTYLAFFNSVLNPILYVIVGKNFRNKVWEVFKQWSIKRTATLNITSMRSTLSRSLKFENTSRQSASL